A region from the uncultured Holophaga sp. genome encodes:
- the rplK gene encoding 50S ribosomal protein L11, whose protein sequence is MAKKITGYIKLQLPAGEATPAPPVGPALGQHGVNIMEFVKQFNAKAVTAVEKGTILPVVITVYADRSFSFILKTPPAAVLIKKKIGLDKGSATPNKVKVGKITKAQIEEIAKVKMPDLNAASLESAMRSISGSARSMGVEIID, encoded by the coding sequence ATGGCCAAGAAGATCACTGGCTACATCAAGCTGCAGCTCCCCGCCGGTGAGGCGACTCCTGCTCCTCCCGTGGGCCCCGCCCTGGGTCAGCATGGCGTCAACATCATGGAGTTCGTGAAGCAGTTCAACGCCAAGGCCGTGACCGCCGTCGAGAAGGGCACCATCCTTCCCGTCGTCATCACCGTCTATGCTGACCGCAGCTTCAGCTTCATCCTCAAGACCCCTCCCGCGGCCGTCCTGATCAAGAAGAAGATCGGGCTGGACAAGGGCAGCGCCACCCCCAACAAGGTGAAGGTGGGCAAGATCACCAAGGCCCAGATCGAGGAGATCGCCAAGGTGAAGATGCCCGATCTGAACGCCGCCAGCCTGGAGTCCGCCATGCGCTCCATCAGTGGCTCCGCGCGCTCCATGGGTGTGGAAATCATCGACTGA
- the rplA gene encoding 50S ribosomal protein L1, translated as MAKPGKKYQAAASKVEDRPYELNEALTTIKDLAFAKFDETVEVHMRLGVDPRHADQMVRGTIVLPHGTGRTMRVAVIAAGEKIKDAEAAGAEIVGGDDLVERIAGGFLEFDALVATPDMMKGVGRLGKVLGPRGLMPNPKTGTVTFDVAKAIKEIKAGKVEYRVDKTGIIHAPVGKLSFGVEKLAENAKALIDAVQKAKPSAAKGKYVKAIHMASTMGPSVTLSTSIVEK; from the coding sequence ATGGCAAAACCTGGCAAGAAGTACCAGGCCGCCGCCTCCAAGGTCGAAGATCGCCCTTATGAGCTGAATGAGGCGCTCACCACGATCAAGGACCTGGCTTTCGCCAAGTTCGACGAGACGGTTGAAGTGCACATGCGGCTCGGCGTCGACCCCCGCCACGCTGACCAGATGGTCCGTGGCACCATCGTCCTGCCCCACGGAACGGGCCGGACCATGCGGGTTGCTGTCATCGCTGCGGGCGAAAAGATCAAGGATGCCGAGGCCGCCGGTGCGGAAATCGTGGGCGGTGATGATCTCGTTGAGCGCATCGCAGGCGGTTTCCTCGAGTTCGACGCTCTCGTGGCTACCCCGGACATGATGAAGGGTGTGGGTCGTCTGGGTAAGGTGCTGGGTCCCCGTGGCCTCATGCCCAACCCCAAGACGGGCACCGTGACCTTCGACGTGGCCAAGGCCATCAAGGAGATCAAGGCCGGCAAGGTCGAGTACCGCGTTGACAAGACCGGTATCATCCACGCCCCCGTGGGCAAGCTCTCCTTCGGTGTCGAGAAGCTGGCCGAAAACGCCAAGGCTCTCATCGATGCCGTCCAGAAGGCCAAGCCTTCTGCGGCCAAGGGCAAGTACGTCAAGGCCATCCACATGGCCTCGACCATGGGCCCCAGCGTCACCCTGTCCACCAGCATTGTTGAGAAGTGA